From Coffea arabica cultivar ET-39 chromosome 9c, Coffea Arabica ET-39 HiFi, whole genome shotgun sequence, one genomic window encodes:
- the LOC113708381 gene encoding uncharacterized protein, giving the protein MSVGCTTGNQVGRRIYLPASFIGGPRDMRRRYLDAMSLVQRYGKPDLFLTMTCNTMWKEIHDNLKYDEEAQDRPDLVAKVFRAKFEVLKTEIVKKKLFGEVAAFVYVIEYRKRGLPHAHILVILKPEAKPLNREAYDRMVSAELPDPNEQSYLYSLVIKHMMHGPCGSLKKENVCMRNGMCKNRYPKEYIEHTTHSEDGYPHYRRRNNGRSVRVRNHSLDNRWVVPYTPYLLALIDCHLNVEICSTVKLVKYLYKYVYKGHDRVSFHIYSENDPEDIDEIHEFQSARWVSAAEAMWLIYRFPLNEMTPSVYTLQLHLPGEQVVSFHKNTNLSNLVDSTDFTKTMLTKFFAMNRRSKQARKLKCLYREFPEYFVWHPDKKKWTCRKRRKVIGRVVTVRPNEGERYFLRLLLSHVRAPKSFDHLLIVDGQLASSYREAAF; this is encoded by the coding sequence ATGTCTGTTGGCTGTACAACTGGGAACCAGGTTGGTCGTAGGATATACCTGCCAGCTTCTTTTATTGGTGGTCCAAGGGATATGAGACGTAGGTACCTAGATGCTATGTCTTTGGTACAGAGATATGGTAAGCCCGACCTGTTCTTGACTATGACCTGTAACACAATGTGGAAGGAGATACATGATAACTTGAAGTATGATGAGGAAGCTCAGGATAGACCAGATTTGGTTGCTAAAGTGTTTCGTGCAAagtttgaagtgcttaaaaCAGAGATAGTTAAAAAGAAACTGTTTGGTGAAGTTGCAGCTTTTGTTTATGTAATTGAATACCGGAAAAGAGGCCTTCCTCATGCCCACATTTTGGTGATTTTGAAACCAGAAGCTAAACCACTGAATCGAGAGGCATACGATAGAATGGTTTCTGCTGAGCTGCCTGACCCAAATGAACAGAGTTACTTGTACTCCCTTGTTATAAAACACATGATGCACGGCCCTTGTGGATcgctgaaaaaagaaaatgtctgTATGCGTAATGGAATGTGTAAAAATCGTTATCCAAAGGAGTATATTGAGCATACTACGCATTCTGAAGATGGTTACCCGCATTATAGGCGAAGGAATAATGGCAGGTCTGTTAGAGTAAGAAACCATTCTTTGGATAATAGGTGGGTTGTCCCCTATACTCCATACCTTCTTGCTCTTATAGATTGTCACTTAAATGTCGAGATCTGTTCCACTGTTAAACTTGTCAAGTACTTATACAAATATGTCTATAAGGGACACGATCGAGTAAGCTTTCACATATATTCTGAGAATGATCCAGAAGATATAGATGAGATCCATGAATTTCAGTCTGCTAGATGGGTATCAGCTGCTGAAGCAATGTGGCTCATTTATAGGTTCCCGTTGAATGAAATGACGCCTTCCGTTTACACACTTCAGTTGCATCTTCCAGGAGAACAAGTTGTTTCTTTCCACAAGAATACAAATCTGTCGAATCTGGTTGATAGTACGGATTTTACTAAGACGATGCTGACTAAATTTTTTGCCATGAATAGGCGCAGTAAACAGGCACGTAAACTGAAATGCCTGTATCGAGAGTTTCCAGAGTACTTTGTTTGGCATCCTGATAAGAAAAAATGGACTTGTAGAAAGCGTAGAAAGGTGATCGGCCGAGTGGTTACTGTCCGTCCCAACGAGGGCGAACGATACTTTCTAAGATTGCTTTTATCTCATGTTCGTGCGCCAAAATCATTCGACCATCTTCTCATTGTCGATGGACAGCTTGCATCTTCATATCGAGAAGCTGCCTTTTGA